GCAAGTAGCCGTAAGAGCCATTGGCAAAGGATATGGTGAAGGTCTTATTTTTTGGATATTGCGATTTTAGCGCTAGGCCAGACTCGGCGAAGGTTTCGAAAGGGATGGCTGCGATTTGAAGATCGCCGATGCGGAACGTTTGTAATAACACAGATATCTCCGTAGGCCATTCGTTCTGCAATTGAGTAATGCGCTGCGCATAGGTTCTTTCCAGTGGATGATTGATAGGTTTGGCGTCTTCAGGCATAGCAATTACTCGCTTTGCTAGTGCAAGTTGTTTGTCCGTTGGTTTACGAACCATGAGTGTCTGTTCCGCTTGTTTTGCTTGTAGTTTCAGCCAAGGTTGGTATTTTACGTTTTGTAATGAGCTGTATACTTTTTGCGCAACGTCGTTTGCTACAAATTTCATTTTCTGATAAGGAGCATCTTTTGGTGGGGCACCTTGTACATTGACGTTGTTGATGTCTCCAGAAGTTCCGTTGGTCATTATTCCAACAAATGGTGCGTCTGGGTTATTTTTTGTGAGCAGCTCTTGCATCCGGTTGGCGAAGACGGCAAAGTAGTCCGCAGAGATATCGTGTTTAGGCACTCCTCCGATGTAATGCAAGGAGTAATTTGCCAGAAGTGCGATAGCACGGCCATCAACTGCCTGTACCGATAGAAAGGATACTTCAGGATCTGTTGGTCCTGCCGGTTTCACAATGTCGGGATTGCCAATACCTGGGTTAAATCTTACCGGTTCTTTTTCTCCAAAAGGATTTACGACAAGATCTTTCATATGCCATCTTCTATTGAACACATGTTCGGGAATATTTACTGAACCCCAACCTATCTGTGCAGGCTCCATTCTGTAGATCGCCATATCGACAGCGTCCGCTATTTTTAGTGCTAGAAAGTCCTGATATCGATCCAGACCTTCCTGAGGATTCCATCCACGGCGTTTTGGTCCTTCCCCTTCCGCACTGGTTGCGGAGTGGGTATGCGTGCCGGCGATCAGGATATTCGCTGTGGGGATTCCTGTACGCGCGTTGATTTCTTTTTTAGCTGCATCGCAAACTTTACGCGCCAATCCGATATTATCACAGATAATAAAAGCGAGCTTGCTGTCGCCATCGTCTAGCACTAAACTTCGCGCATGGAGTTCATCGTGGATATTCTTGGCCTCCGGAGGAGTGCCAAAATTGCCAACAATACCACCGCCTAAGTAAGGCGTGATGACGGTTTTAGCAGCACCAGCCATAAAAGTGCGTTGTTGCCCAAAACTCAGCGTCGCGGATAAGATGAAGAGCATTGAAA
The DNA window shown above is from Sphingobacterium hotanense and carries:
- a CDS encoding neutral/alkaline non-lysosomal ceramidase N-terminal domain-containing protein, which encodes MERKIKIQIVGQFLLSMLFILSATLSFGQQRTFMAGAAKTVITPYLGGGIVGNFGTPPEAKNIHDELHARSLVLDDGDSKLAFIICDNIGLARKVCDAAKKEINARTGIPTANILIAGTHTHSATSAEGEGPKRRGWNPQEGLDRYQDFLALKIADAVDMAIYRMEPAQIGWGSVNIPEHVFNRRWHMKDLVVNPFGEKEPVRFNPGIGNPDIVKPAGPTDPEVSFLSVQAVDGRAIALLANYSLHYIGGVPKHDISADYFAVFANRMQELLTKNNPDAPFVGIMTNGTSGDINNVNVQGAPPKDAPYQKMKFVANDVAQKVYSSLQNVKYQPWLKLQAKQAEQTLMVRKPTDKQLALAKRVIAMPEDAKPINHPLERTYAQRITQLQNEWPTEISVLLQTFRIGDLQIAAIPFETFAESGLALKSQYPKNKTFTISFANGSYGYLPTPEQHKLGGYETWLGTNRVEINASRKVFSTITNLFSQMN